From one Trifolium pratense cultivar HEN17-A07 linkage group LG1, ARS_RC_1.1, whole genome shotgun sequence genomic stretch:
- the LOC123923003 gene encoding guanine nucleotide-binding protein-like NSN1 isoform X2, with protein MVKKSKKSKSKRVPLKKKYKILRKVKEHNKKKTKEAKKLLQSGKKKVEKDPGIPNDWPFKEQELKALEARRERAIQELEQKKADRKERARKRKLGLPVDDDNSQSVETASLENTDNVPTVAKTRDSSDRAFYKDLVKVIEASDVILEVLDARDPLGTRCVDIEKMVMKSGPDKRLVLLLNKIDLVPRESVEKWLKYLREELPTVAFKCSTQQQRSNLGWKSSKKVKPNNTLQLSDCLGAETLLKLLKNYSRSYEIKKSITVGLVGLPNVGKSSLINSLKRCHVVNVGATPGLTRSMQEVHLDKNVKLLDCPGVVMLKAQENNATVALKNCKRIEKLDDPVGPVKEILKLCPARVLVSLYKIPSFDSVDDFLQIVATVRGKLKKGGIVDIDSAARIVLHDWNEGKIPYYTMPPVRDQAEPSEAKIVSEFSKEFNIDEVYNSETSFIGNLKSTVDLDPVEVPSSCPLNFDETMLEDDEPVQLPKQDEVPGNMEDNDEDESMECDKDDVSKDKVKSASSKQNEKLYTADGILNPKIRRAEKKKKKKANKAGVSDPMDGDYDFKVDYFKKDTMDDESKSDDDNDGDDEQLNAEVPMSGVEVEE; from the exons ATGGTGAAGAAAAGCAAAA AGAGTAAGAGTAAAAGGGTTCCATTGAAGAAGAAGTACAAAATCTTAAGGAAAGTGAAAGagcataacaaaaagaaaaccaaagaaGCTAAAAAGCTTCTTCAAAGTGGTAagaagaaggttgagaaagatCCTGGTATTCCTAATGATTGGCCTTTTAAGGAACAAGAGTTGAAAGCACTTGAAGCTCGTAGAGAACGTGCTATTCAGGAATTGGAACAAAAGAAAGCCGATagaaaagaaagg GCTCGTAAAAGGAAGTTGGGCTTGCCAGTAGATGATGATAACTCCCAATCAGTTGAAACAGCTTCTCTAGAAAATACTGATAATGTTCCCACTGTTGCAAAGACTAGag ATAGCTCAGATAGGGCCTTTTACAAGGATTTGGTAAAGGTTATTGAAGCTTCTGATGTTATACTGGAGGTCCTTGATGCCCGAGATCCCTTGGGGACTCGTTGTGTTGACATAGAAAAAATGGTGATGAAATCAGGACCTGATAAACGTCTTGTGTTGCTTTTGAATAAAATTG ATCTTGTTCCTCGAGAGTCTGTTGAGAAGTGGCTTAAGTACCTTagagaagaattacctactgtcgCTTTCAAGTGCAGTACCCAACAGCAAAGATCAAACCTCGGGTGGAAATCTTCTAAAAAAGTCAAACCAAATAATACTTTGCAGTTGAGTGATTGTCTTGGAGCTGAGACACTGCTTAAACTATTGAAGAATTATTCAAGAAGCTACGAG ATCAAGAAGTCAATCACTGTCGGATTGGTTGGTCTGCCCAATGTTGGTAAGAGTAGTCTTATTAACAGTTTAAAGAGATGCCATGTCGTCAATGTCGGTGCTACTCCTGGGTTAACAAGGTCAATGCAAGAGGTTCATTTGGACAAAAATGTTAAGTTGCTTGATTGCCCTGGTGTTGTTATGCTCAAGGCTCAAGAAAATAATGCTACTGTTGcattaaaaaattgcaagagAATTGAGAAGTTAGATGATCCAGTTGGCCCAG TAAAAGAAATTCTCAAGCTCTGTCCTGCCAGGGTGCTGGTCTCTCTTTACAAGATTCCAAGTTTTGATTCAGTTGATGACTTCCTACAGATTGTGGCTACTGTTAGGGGCAAACTCAAGAAGGGTGGAATAGTTGACATTGATTCTGCTGCAAGAATCGTTCTTCATGACTGGAATGAAG GTAAAATTCCATATTATACTATGCCCCCAGTTAGGGATCAAGCAGAACCTTCAGAGGCCAAGATAGTTTCAGAGTTTTCTAAAGAGTTTAACATTGACGAAGTCTACAATAGTGAAACTTCATTTATTGGGAACCTTAAATCTACTGTTGACTTAGATCCTGTTGAAGTTCCTTCAAGTTGCCCACTCAACTTTGATGAGACAATGTTAGAG GACGACGAACCAGTTCAGTTGCCAAAACAAGATGAAGTTCCTGGAAACATGGAGGATAATGATGAGGATGAATCTATGGAATGTGATAAAGATGATGTTAGCAAGGACAAAGTTAAAAGTGCATCTAGTAAACAAAATGAGAAGTTATATACAGCGGATGGTATACTCAATCCAAAGATTAGGCGAgcagagaagaagaaaaagaaaaaagctaATAAAGCCGGCGTATCTGATCCCATGGATGGTGATTATGACTTCAAAGTTGATTACTTTAAAAAAGACACAATGGATGACGAGAGCAAGAGTGACGATGACAACGATGGTGATGATGAACAACTTAACGCTGAGGTTCCTATGTCTGGTGTTGAGGTTGAAGAATGA
- the LOC123896715 gene encoding polygalacturonase inhibitor-like, with translation MPNKFFLLLILLSHVASSLSKGCHPQDKKALLQIKQELNNPTLLSSWQPHTDCCHSNWYGVNCIPSNRVYFLIIENDNDLSSSFPPSIGNLPYLDSLLIYQLPNLTGSIPESITKLTNLRSLTISATGISGPVPNFIAKLKSLTYLDLSENRLSGTLPHNLYQLPNLEAIILQNNRLTGSIPSSYGYIKNISSLILSHNRLSGKLPMSLARLNSLVVNLSHNKFEGDTSMFFGLAKQTETIDLSWNMLSFEMENVELPNTLKLLDVSHNRVYGKLPESVKNLQWLNVSYNRLCGEIPKGGNMQNLGSNSFSHNKCLCGTPLPSCKRI, from the coding sequence ATGCCAAAtaagttttttcttcttttgatatTACTATCTCATGTAGCATCTTCCCTCTCAAAAGGATGCCACCCACAAGACAAAAAAGCCCTTCTACAAATCAAGCAAGAACTCAACAACCCAACTCTTCTTTCTTCATGGCAACCACACACCGATTGTTGCCACTCAAATTGGTACGGCGTTAATTGCATACCCTCTAACCGTGTTTACTTTCTAATCATCGAAAACGACAATGACCTTAGTTCTTCATTTCCACCTTCCATTGGTAACCTACCTTACTTAGACAGCCTACTTATATACCAATTACCAAACCTTACCGGCTCAATCCCCGAATCCATAACCAAACTCACCAATCTCAGATCCCTCACAATCAGTGCAACCGGCATATCAGGTCCGGTACCAAACTTCATTGCCAAATTGAAAAGCCTCACTTACTTGGATCTCTCAGAAAACCGCCTCTCCGGAACACTCCCTCATAACCTCTACCAGTTGCCTAATCTTGAAGCAATCATCCTTCAAAACAATAGATTAACAGGTTCAATCCCTTCATCATACGGTTACATCAAAAACATATCAAGTTTAATTCTATCTCATAACCGGCTTTCTGGAAAACTCCCAATGTCATTGGCAAGGTTGAACTCATTGGTTGTCAACTTATCTCATAACAAGTTTGAAGGAGACACGTCAATGTTTTTTGGTTTAGCCAAACAGACAGAAACAATAGACCTTTCATGGAACATGTTGTCATTTGAAATGGAAAACGTCGAGTTGCCTAACACATTAAAACTTTTAGATGTGAGTCATAATCGCGTTTATGGGAAACTCCCGGAAAGTGTGAAGAATTTGCAATGGTTGAATGTGAGTTACAATAGATTATGTGGTGAGATTCCAAAGGGGGGTAATATGCAGAACTTGGGTTCGAATTCGTTCTCTCATAACAAGTGCTTGTGTGGTACTCCTCTTCCGAGTTGCAAGAGAATATAG
- the LOC123904816 gene encoding elongation factor 2 has translation MVKFTADELRRIMDYKHNIRNMSVIAHVDHGKSTLTDSLVAAAGIIAQEVAGDVRMTDTRADEAERGITIKSTGISLYYEMTDESLKSYKGERNGNEYLINLIDSPGHVDFSSEVTAALRITDGALVVVDCVEGVCVQTETVLRQALGERIRPVLTVNKMDRCFLELQVDGEEAYQTFQRVIENANVIMATYEDPLLGDVQVYPEKGTVAFSAGLHGWAFTLTNFAKMYASKFGVDETKMMERLWGENFFDPATKKWTTKNTGAPSCKRGFVQFCYEPIKQIINTCMNDQKDKLWPMLKKLNVTMKSDEKELMGKPLMKRVMQTWLPASSALLEMMIFHLPSPSTAQRYRVENLYEGPLDDQYANAIRNCDPEGPLMLYVSKMIPASDKGRFFAFGRVFAGKVSTGLKVRIMGPNYVPGEKKDLYVKSVQRTVIWMGKRQETVEDVPCGNTVAMVGLDQFITKNATLTNEKEVDAHPIRAMKFSVSPVVRVAVQCKVASDLPKLVEGLKRLAKSDPMVVCSIEESGEHIIAGAGELHLEICLKDLQDDFMGGAEIIKSDPVVSFRETVLDRSIRTVMSKSPNKHNRLYMEARPLEDGLAEAIDEGTIGPRDDPKIRSKILSEEYGWDKDLAKKIWCFGPETTGPNMVVDMCKGVQYLNEIKDSVVAGFQWASKEGVLAEENMRGICFEVCDVVLHTDAIHRGGGQIIPTARRVFYASQLTAKPRLLEPVYMVEIQAPEQALGGIYSVLNQKRGHVFEEMQRPGTPLYNIKAYLPVVESFGFSSQLRAATSGQAFPQCVFDHWDTMTSDPLEAGSQAATLITDIRKRKGLKEQMTPLSEFEDKL, from the exons ATG GTGAAGTTCACAGCTGATGAGTTGCGTCGTATCATGGACTACAAGCACAACATTCGTAATATGTCCGTCATTGCTCATGTTGACCACG GAAAATCGACTCTAACGGACTCTCTAGTTGCTGCTGCGGGGATTATTGCTCAGGAAGTTGCTGGTGATGTCCGTATGACTGACACTCGTGCTGATGAAGCTGAGCGTGGTATTACAATCAAGTCTACTGGTATCTCACTCTACTATGAAATGACTGATGAGTCTCTCAAGAGTTACAAGGGGGAGCGTAATGGAAATGAGTATCTCATTAATCTCATTGATTCTCCTGGGCACGTCGACTTCTCATCAGAGGTTACTGCTGCTCTCCGTATTACTGACGGAGCACTTGTGGTGGTTGACTGTGTGGAAGGTGTTTGTGTCCAAACTGAAACTGTGCTGCGACAAGCCCTTGGAGAAAGGATCAGGCCTGTTCTTACAGTTAACAAGATGGACAGATGCTTCCTTGAGCTCCAGGTTGATGGAGAGGAGGCATACCAGACCTTTCAAAGGGTGATTGAGAATGCTAATGTGATTATGGCTACATATGAAGATCCACTTCTTGGTGACGTTCAGGTGTATCCAGAGAAAGGAACCGTTGCTTTTTCTGCTGGTTTGCACGGTTGGGCCTTTACTTTGACAAACTTTGCAAAAATGTATGCCTCAAAATTTGGTGTTGATGAGACCAAGATGATGGAGAGGCTCTGGGGTGAAAATTTCTTTGATCCAGCCACTAAAAAATGGACCACCAAGAACACTGGTGCACCTTCTTGCAAACGTGGGTTTGTTCAGTTCTGTTATGAGCCTATCAAGCAGATCATTAACACTTGTATGAATGATCAGAAGGATAAGTTGTGGCCTATGCTGAAAAAGCTAAATGTCACCATGAAGTCCGATGAGAAGGAACTGATGGGTAAGCCATTGATGAAACGTGTCATGCAGACCTGGCTGCCAGCAAGTAGTGCACTCCTAGAAATGATGATCTTTCATCTTCCCTCACCGTCAACGGCCCAGAGGTATCGTGTTGAGAATTTGTACGAGGGTCCCCTTGATGATCAATATGCAAATGCTATCAGAAACTGTGATCCTGAAGGACCTTTGATGCTTTATGTCTCAAAGATGATTCCAGCATCTGATAAAGGAAGGTTTTTCGCTTTTGGCCGTGTGTTTGCTGGTAAGGTTTCAACAGGTTTGAAGGTCAGAATTATGGGACCAAATTATGTCCCTGGGGAGAAGAAAGATCTATATGTGAAAAGTGTTCAGAGAACCGTCATTTGGATGGGAAAGAGACAAGAGACTGTTGAGGATGTGCCTTGTGGTAACACTGTTGCTATGGTTGGATTGGATCAATTTATCACGAAGAATGCTACATTGACAAATGAGAAGGAAGTTGACGCCCACCCCATCCGTGCTATGAAGTTTTCCGTCTCCCCTGTTGTGCGTGTGGCTGTTCAGTGCAAGGTTGCTTCAGATCTTCCTAAGCTAGTTGAAGGTCTCAAACGTTTGGCTAAGTCAGATCCTATGGTTGTTTGTTCTATTGAGGAGTCTGGAGAACACATTATTGCTGGTGCAGGAGAGCTTCATCTGGAGATCTGTTTGAAGGACTTGCAGGATGATTTCATGGGTGGAGCTGAGATTATTAAATCCGACCCTGTTGTGTCATTCAGGGAGACTGTTCTAGATAGATCAATCCGCACAGTGATGAGTAAATCACCCAACAAGCACAACCGGTTGTACATGGAAGCTAGACCTTTGGAGGATGGGCTTGCAGAGGCCATTGATGAAGGCACAATAGGACCAAGGGATGACCCTAAGATTCGTTCTAAAATCTTGTCTGAAGAGTATGGTTGGGATAAGGATCTTGCCAAGAAAATCTGGTGTTTTGGACCTGAGACCACCGGACCCAACATGGTGGTTGATATGTGTAAGGGAGTTCAGTATCTTAATGAAATCAAGGATTCTGTGGTTGCTGGATTCCAGTGGGCATCAAAAGAAGGTGTTTTGGCGGAAGAAAACATGAGAGGCATCTGCTTTGAAGTATGTGATGTTGTCCTTCACACTGATGCTATTCACAGAGGAGGTGGTCAGATCATTCCTACTGCTAGGAGAGTCTTCTATGCCTCACAGCTCACAGCCAAACCCAGGCTTCTGGAGCCTGTGTACATGGTGGAAATCCAAGCTCCTGAGCAAGCTCTTGGTGGTATCTACAGTGTTCTTAACCAGAAGCGTGGACATGTTTTTGAAGAAATGCAGAGGCCCGGTACCCCACTTTACAACATCAAAGCATACCTCCCTGTCGTTGAGTCCTTTGGATTTTCCAGTCAATTGAGGGCTGCAACATCTGGGCAGGCTTTCCCCCAGTGTGTCTTTGATCATTGGGATACGATGACCTCAGATCCTTTGGAGGCTGGATCACAAGCTGCAACGCTTATTACCGACATTCGCAAGAGGAAGGGTCTCAAGGAGCAGATGACTCCACTCTCTGAGTTTGAAGACAAGCtttaa
- the LOC123899240 gene encoding uncharacterized protein LOC123899240, translated as MVSFLFAVRKEEQQHSNPSFSSVLTDHDRVCLHVSVGDPCCASCIDNNPSSLFAVQNNPSTSSSSVVTQDHQQQLITKKRPQQQRLTLKKNKKPRINNWVCDDDDDHSICLHLMLGSSSCIPTCVRQTNNKIIAADDDDHQWVIKKVLENSDVCLHLCRLLLNKEVAQKLIIPFLLDGAEAAQTKQGIQVQVRDVDTDTLHSLVFKIWISAKMHTFTKRWAKDFVQRRNLKKGDQIGLRWDQDNGRFEFSVLRRATKVSGDDN; from the coding sequence ATGGTTTCTTTCTTGTTTGCCGTAAGAAAGGAGGAACAACAACACAGCAACCCTTCCTTCTCCTCTGTTCTTACCGATCATGATCGTGTCTGTCTTCATGTTTCAGTGGGTGATCCCTGTTGTGCCTCCTGTATCGACAACAACCCTTCTTCCTTGTTCGCTGTTCAAAATAACCCTTCTACCTCTTCCTCTTCTGTTGTTACTCAAGATCATCAACAACAACTCATCACCAAGAAACGACCCCAACAACAACGACTAACCCTAAAGAAGAACAAGAAACCACGCATCAACAATTGGGtctgtgatgatgatgatgatcataGTATCTGTCTCCATCTTATGTTGGGTTCATCCTCGTGTATACCAACATGTGTTCgtcaaacaaacaacaaaattattgctgctgatgatgatgatcatcAATGGGTGATCAAGAAGGTTCTTGAAAACAGTGATGTTTGTCTCCATTTGTGTAGGCTTTTGTTGAACAAAGAAGTCGCTCAAAAATTAATCATTCCTTTCTTGTTGGATGGTGCTGAAGCTGCTCAGACCAAACAGGGAATTCAAGTTCAAGTCCGCGACGTCGACACCGACACTCTTCATTCTCTCGTTTTCAAGATATGGATTTCTGCAAAAATGCATACTTTCACCAAGAGATGGGCCAAAGATTTTGTTCAAAGAAGGAATTTGAAGAAAGGAGATCAAATCGGCTTACGTTGGGATCAAGACAACGGCCGATTTGAGTTCTCCGTGCTTCGTCGGGCCACCAAAGTTTCAGGGGACGACAATTag
- the LOC123923003 gene encoding guanine nucleotide-binding protein-like NSN1 isoform X1, whose product MVKKSKKSKSKRVPLKKKYKILRKVKEHNKKKTKEAKKLLQSGKKKVEKDPGIPNDWPFKEQELKALEARRERAIQELEQKKADRKERARKRKLGLPVDDDNSQSVETASLENTDNVPTVAKTRVDSSDRAFYKDLVKVIEASDVILEVLDARDPLGTRCVDIEKMVMKSGPDKRLVLLLNKIDLVPRESVEKWLKYLREELPTVAFKCSTQQQRSNLGWKSSKKVKPNNTLQLSDCLGAETLLKLLKNYSRSYEIKKSITVGLVGLPNVGKSSLINSLKRCHVVNVGATPGLTRSMQEVHLDKNVKLLDCPGVVMLKAQENNATVALKNCKRIEKLDDPVGPVKEILKLCPARVLVSLYKIPSFDSVDDFLQIVATVRGKLKKGGIVDIDSAARIVLHDWNEGKIPYYTMPPVRDQAEPSEAKIVSEFSKEFNIDEVYNSETSFIGNLKSTVDLDPVEVPSSCPLNFDETMLEDDEPVQLPKQDEVPGNMEDNDEDESMECDKDDVSKDKVKSASSKQNEKLYTADGILNPKIRRAEKKKKKKANKAGVSDPMDGDYDFKVDYFKKDTMDDESKSDDDNDGDDEQLNAEVPMSGVEVEE is encoded by the exons ATGGTGAAGAAAAGCAAAA AGAGTAAGAGTAAAAGGGTTCCATTGAAGAAGAAGTACAAAATCTTAAGGAAAGTGAAAGagcataacaaaaagaaaaccaaagaaGCTAAAAAGCTTCTTCAAAGTGGTAagaagaaggttgagaaagatCCTGGTATTCCTAATGATTGGCCTTTTAAGGAACAAGAGTTGAAAGCACTTGAAGCTCGTAGAGAACGTGCTATTCAGGAATTGGAACAAAAGAAAGCCGATagaaaagaaagg GCTCGTAAAAGGAAGTTGGGCTTGCCAGTAGATGATGATAACTCCCAATCAGTTGAAACAGCTTCTCTAGAAAATACTGATAATGTTCCCACTGTTGCAAAGACTAGag TAGATAGCTCAGATAGGGCCTTTTACAAGGATTTGGTAAAGGTTATTGAAGCTTCTGATGTTATACTGGAGGTCCTTGATGCCCGAGATCCCTTGGGGACTCGTTGTGTTGACATAGAAAAAATGGTGATGAAATCAGGACCTGATAAACGTCTTGTGTTGCTTTTGAATAAAATTG ATCTTGTTCCTCGAGAGTCTGTTGAGAAGTGGCTTAAGTACCTTagagaagaattacctactgtcgCTTTCAAGTGCAGTACCCAACAGCAAAGATCAAACCTCGGGTGGAAATCTTCTAAAAAAGTCAAACCAAATAATACTTTGCAGTTGAGTGATTGTCTTGGAGCTGAGACACTGCTTAAACTATTGAAGAATTATTCAAGAAGCTACGAG ATCAAGAAGTCAATCACTGTCGGATTGGTTGGTCTGCCCAATGTTGGTAAGAGTAGTCTTATTAACAGTTTAAAGAGATGCCATGTCGTCAATGTCGGTGCTACTCCTGGGTTAACAAGGTCAATGCAAGAGGTTCATTTGGACAAAAATGTTAAGTTGCTTGATTGCCCTGGTGTTGTTATGCTCAAGGCTCAAGAAAATAATGCTACTGTTGcattaaaaaattgcaagagAATTGAGAAGTTAGATGATCCAGTTGGCCCAG TAAAAGAAATTCTCAAGCTCTGTCCTGCCAGGGTGCTGGTCTCTCTTTACAAGATTCCAAGTTTTGATTCAGTTGATGACTTCCTACAGATTGTGGCTACTGTTAGGGGCAAACTCAAGAAGGGTGGAATAGTTGACATTGATTCTGCTGCAAGAATCGTTCTTCATGACTGGAATGAAG GTAAAATTCCATATTATACTATGCCCCCAGTTAGGGATCAAGCAGAACCTTCAGAGGCCAAGATAGTTTCAGAGTTTTCTAAAGAGTTTAACATTGACGAAGTCTACAATAGTGAAACTTCATTTATTGGGAACCTTAAATCTACTGTTGACTTAGATCCTGTTGAAGTTCCTTCAAGTTGCCCACTCAACTTTGATGAGACAATGTTAGAG GACGACGAACCAGTTCAGTTGCCAAAACAAGATGAAGTTCCTGGAAACATGGAGGATAATGATGAGGATGAATCTATGGAATGTGATAAAGATGATGTTAGCAAGGACAAAGTTAAAAGTGCATCTAGTAAACAAAATGAGAAGTTATATACAGCGGATGGTATACTCAATCCAAAGATTAGGCGAgcagagaagaagaaaaagaaaaaagctaATAAAGCCGGCGTATCTGATCCCATGGATGGTGATTATGACTTCAAAGTTGATTACTTTAAAAAAGACACAATGGATGACGAGAGCAAGAGTGACGATGACAACGATGGTGATGATGAACAACTTAACGCTGAGGTTCCTATGTCTGGTGTTGAGGTTGAAGAATGA
- the LOC123904824 gene encoding sufE-like protein 1, chloroplastic/mitochondrial, whose amino-acid sequence MVFSFSQPTAANAMHIPATMISTKFPLSLLNKKTSTFFIKPAKTLFSFRPITFQRLPANPPSPPPSSSSSSSSSPPSTSLQPIEELPPKLQEIINLFQSVQEPKAKYEQLLFYGKNLKPLEPQFKTKENKVEGCVSQVWVRAYLDSDKNVVYEADSDSVLTKGLAALLVQSFSGRPVNEIIRVTPDFVMLLGLQQSLTASRNNGFLNMLKLMQKKALLLYVEAEKGTSESNSIGNSDFKDDSYVENSSGPSVTPSLSVGFSSEIDDDNVDLGGRGKRIKEKLEKELHPIELEVEDVSYQHAGHAGVRGSNGETHFNVKVVSEEFQGKSLVKRHRLIYNLLQDELESGLHALSIVAKTPSEVSKG is encoded by the coding sequence ATGGTCTTCTCTTTCTCGCAACCAACTGCTGCAAATGCAATGCACATACCAGCAACAATGATTTCCACCAAATTCCCACTTTCCCTCTTAAACAAAAAAACCTCTACTTTCTTCATTAAACCCGCAAAGACTCTCTTCTCTTTCAGACCCATCACCTTCCAAAGGCTCCCAGCAAATccaccatcaccaccaccatcatcatcatcatcatcatcatcgtctcCACCATCCACTTCCCTTCAACCCATCGAAGAACTCCCTCCAAAGCTTCAAGAAATCATAAACCTCTTCCAATCCGTACAAGAACCCAAAGCCAAATACGAACAGCTTCTCTTCTACGGCAAAAACCTCAAACCCCTCGAACCCCAATTCAAAACTAAAGAAAACAAAGTCGAAGGTTGTGTTTCTCAGGTTTGGGTTCGAGCCTACTTGGACAGCGATAAAAATGTTGTCTATGAAGCTGATTCGGATTCTGTTCTCACCAAAGGCCTAGCTGCTTTACTCGTTCAAAGCTTTTCAGGGCGACCTGTTAATGAAATTATCCGGGTCACACCTGATTTTGTAATGCTTCTTGGGTTGCAACAGAGTTTAACCGCCTCTAGAAATAATGGGTTTTTGAATATGCTCAAATTAATGCAGAAAAAAGCCCTTTTGCTCTATGTTGAAGCTGAAAAGGGTACTTCTGAATCTAACTCAATTGGAAATTCTGATTTCAAAGATGATAGCTATGTTGAGAATTCAAGTGGCCCTTCTGTGACCCCAAGTTTAAGTGTTGGTTTTAGTTCTGAGATTGATGATGACAATGTTGATTTGGGAGGGAGAGGGAAGAGGATAAAGGAAAAGCTTGAAAAAGAACTTCATCCTATTGAGTTGGAAGTTGAAGACGTGTCTTATCAACATGCTGGTCATGCTGGTGTTAGAGGGAGCAACGGTGAGACACATTTCAATGTTAAAGTAGTTTCTGAAGAGTTTCAAGGGAAGAGTTTGGTTAAGAGGCATAGGCTTATTTATAACTTGCTTCAAGATGAGTTGGAGTCTGGACTTCATGCTTTGTCTATTGTGGCCAAGACGCCTTCTGAAGTCAGTAAaggatga